The Brachyhypopomus gauderio isolate BG-103 chromosome 17, BGAUD_0.2, whole genome shotgun sequence genome includes a window with the following:
- the txndc16 gene encoding thioredoxin domain-containing protein 16 isoform X4, with protein sequence MLCLYVVALILTLNSQQCENANTSKLVEHTAASFMNNMMSGKTYFIYFVKQVNSAVKTFIEQLEMSADVLEDYGILIGKVNCSEEAVEKYCTEEEVMKKIYLFRGPDILRTFDIDTVFDVNAIVSHVLFAVLFDEVRYVHTPAELQRAERSAKGTRDIVMGHIRVLGLPEHRALMEAAFVYGSKYQFILTSGAPLLRHMEIADPTAVEACLWFLHCSRVSQASEPCPHTLMRKPLTTINIHTFLQLMEAPLLPETLHLDRVTAENLALRLRGEAGLVLVHRDNPSVKTPLAFNAAYRLPQEQGVRYFTLRNVEEVVTLFREQLLPKEEEEEDEEDGGEDGWSGVDVLDDEVAESVYRDRGSPLDTDVLLELTAPTFSAAVTQNRLMVVLFYVKWDAVSMAFMQSYVQVAHALEGVSGVKLASVNCGEWTDVCADQNISSFPSVLLYQAGEAAQPYRGMLGAESLHTFLLLCRPAPAASHVSHVLTFSRPSCPVHVCRREAPSPLELSSAADVLSFLDGELYGRHEALARVRVLGLFAPADPAVAVFVEAAKSLRGQMLLGLFVNEEADAWAEELAVTLPALLVSRGPGVRREAHALLPSTSHDLVNRIRKAAMDTFPELTVDNLPWYLELGKPLLLLFIGGGESPQMAQPLEEMREVQSAGRVDHVLPCWIHLGRTPAGRSVLKAYLGFVPPLPVLVLSRLGRGGEVFHFPSERPLLSENIVQWLQRIENNQEQSAGAIPDTPWDPPVPFYDFLAVMDEEAPGYASQRNPKVKPEGKRERPAGEAMQEETASPAGGGLGAALNPQTTPQHTEL encoded by the exons ATGCTCTGCTTATATGTTGTCGCGCTTATTTTGACCTTAAACTCACAACAATGCGAAAATGCGAATACATCAAAGCTCGTCGAGCATACAGCTGCGAGTTTTATGAATAACATGATGTCCGGGAaaacatattttatatattttgttaAACAAG TTAATTCAGCCGTCAAGACCTTTATAGAACAGCTAGAGATGTCTGCGGATGTCCTAGAGGACTATGGCATATTGATTGGTAAG GTGAATTGTTCAGAAGAGGCCGTAGAAAAGTACTGCACAGAGGAAGAAGTGATGAAGAAAATATATTTGTTCAG AGGCCCTGATATATTGAGGACCTTTGATATTGACACCGTTTTTGACGTCAACGCCATCGTTTCCCATGTGCTGTT CGCGGTCCTCTTCGACGAGGTTCGCTACGTGCACACGCCCGCGGAGCTGCAGCGCGCGGAGAGGTCCGCCAAAGGCACGCGAGACATCGTCATGGGTCACATACGCGTGCTCGGCCTTCCAG AGCACCGGGCTTTAATGGAGGCAGCGTTTGTGTATGGATCCAAGTACCAGTTCATTCTGACCTCTGGAGCTCCTCTTCTCAGACATATGGA GATTGCTGATCCTACAGCGGTGGAGGCATGTCTCTGGTTCCTCCACTGCAGCCGAGTGTCCCAGGCGTCTGagccctgtccacacacactcatgaggAAGCCCCTGACCACCATCAACATACACACCTTCCTCCAGCTGATGGAGGCGCCACTGTTG CCCGAGACACTGCACCTGGACCGGGTCACCGCGGAGAACCTGGCCCTGAGGCTCCGGGGAGAGGCGGGCCTCGTGCTCGTCCACAG GGACAACCCCAGTGTCAAAACGCCGCTCGCGTTCAACGCAGCTTATCGCCTTCCGCAGGAG CAGGGCGTGAGGTATTTCACACTGAGGAACGTCGAAGAGGTCGTCACGTTATTCAGGGAGCAACTTTTGccgaaggaggaggaggaagaagacgaaGAAGATGGAGGTGAAGATGGCTGGTCTGGTGTAG ATGTGTTGGATGATGAGGTAGCAGAGTCTGTGTACAGAGACCGGGGCTCACCTCTGGACACGGACGTCTTGCTGGAGCTCACAGCCCCCACGTTCAGTGCTGCAGTGACGCAGAACCGCCTCATGGTGGTACTGTTCTATGTGAAAT GGGATGCCGTATCCATGGCTTTCATGCAGTCTTATGTGCAGGTCGCTCATGCACTTGAAG gtgtgagtgggGTGAAGCTGGCTTCTGTAAACTGTGGAgagtggacagatgtgtgtgCCGATCAGAACATCTCCTCTTTCCCGTCGGTGCTGCTGTACCAGGCCGGGGAGGCTGCCCAGCCCTACAGGGGAATGCTGGGAGCAGAGAGCCTGCACACCTTCCTCCTCCT GTGCCGTCCTGCACCTGCTGCTTCTCACGTCTCCCACGTTCTCACGTTCTCACGTCCCTCCTGTCCGGTGCACGTGTGCAGGCGTGAGGCCCCCAGCCCGCTCGAGCTCTCCTCTGCGGCAGACGTGCTGTCCTTCCTGGATGGGGAACTGTACGGCAGGCACGAGGCTCTCGCCCGCGTTCGAGTGTTGGGCTTATTCGCACCCGCAGACCCGG CCGTGGCCGTCTTTGTGGAAGCTGCAAAGTCTCTGAGGGGACAGATGCTCTTGGGACTGTTTGTAAACGAGGAAGCTGACGCATG GGCCGAGGAACTCGCAGTGACCCTGCCTGCTCTCCTGGTGTCACGGGGACCTGGAGTCCGGCGGGAAGCCCACGCGCTCCTCCCATCCACGTCACATGACCTGGTCAACCGGATTCGGAAGGCAGCAATGGATACGTTT CCTGAGCTGACTGTGGACAACCTGCCCTGGTACCTGGAACTTGGCAAGCCCTTGCTCCTGCTTTTCATCGGGGGTGGAGAGAGTCCTCAGATGGCCCAGCCCCTGGAGGAGATGCGGGAGGTTCAAAGCGCGGGACGAGTGGACCACGTACTCCCGTGCTGGATCCACCT GGGCCGCACGCCCGCCGGGAGGTCCGTCCTGAAGGCCTACCTGGGCTTTGTGCCTCCGCTTCCTGTCTTGGTGCTCTCGCGGCTGGGCCGTGGAGGAGAGGTATTCCACTTCCCGTCagagcgccccctgctgtccGAGAACATCGTGCAATGGCTGCAGAGAATAGAGAACAACCAGGAGCAGTCTGCAG GTGCCATCCCAGATACGCCGTGGGACCCTCCGGTGCCGTTTTACGACTTCCTGGCCGTCATGGACGAGGAGGCCCCCGGTTACGCATCCCAGAGGAACCCTAAAGTGAAGCCAGAGGGCAAGAGGGAGCGGCCGGCCGGTGAGGCGATGCAGGAGGAGACGGCGTCTCCTGCCGGAGGAGGTCTGGGAGCAGCACTCAACCCACaaacaacaccacaacacactgAACTATAG
- the txndc16 gene encoding thioredoxin domain-containing protein 16 isoform X7, producing the protein MEAAFVYGSKYQFILTSGAPLLRHMEIADPTAVEACLWFLHCSRVSQASEPCPHTLMRKPLTTINIHTFLQLMEAPLLTETTEDPAVVDVVYNHLNVPVVFLFSQPETLHLDRVTAENLALRLRGEAGLVLVHRDNPSVKTPLAFNAAYRLPQEQGVRYFTLRNVEEVVTLFREQLLPKEEEEEDEEDGGEDGWSGVDVLDDEVAESVYRDRGSPLDTDVLLELTAPTFSAAVTQNRLMVVLFYVKWDAVSMAFMQSYVQVAHALEGVSGVKLASVNCGEWTDVCADQNISSFPSVLLYQAGEAAQPYRGMLGAESLHTFLLLCRPAPAASHVSHVLTFSRPSCPVHVCRREAPSPLELSSAADVLSFLDGELYGRHEALARVRVLGLFAPADPAVAVFVEAAKSLRGQMLLGLFVNEEADAWAEELAVTLPALLVSRGPGVRREAHALLPSTSHDLVNRIRKAAMDTFPELTVDNLPWYLELGKPLLLLFIGGGESPQMAQPLEEMREVQSAGRVDHVLPCWIHLGRTPAGRSVLKAYLGFVPPLPVLVLSRLGRGGEVFHFPSERPLLSENIVQWLQRIENNQEQSAGAIPDTPWDPPVPFYDFLAVMDEEAPGYASQRNPKVKPEGKRERPAGEAMQEETASPAGGGLGAALNPQTTPQHTEL; encoded by the exons ATGGAGGCAGCGTTTGTGTATGGATCCAAGTACCAGTTCATTCTGACCTCTGGAGCTCCTCTTCTCAGACATATGGA GATTGCTGATCCTACAGCGGTGGAGGCATGTCTCTGGTTCCTCCACTGCAGCCGAGTGTCCCAGGCGTCTGagccctgtccacacacactcatgaggAAGCCCCTGACCACCATCAACATACACACCTTCCTCCAGCTGATGGAGGCGCCACTGTTG ACGGAGACGACGGAGGACCCCGCTGTGGTGGACGTGGTGTACAACCACCTGAACGTGCCTGTGGTCTTCCTCTTCTCTCAGCCCGAGACACTGCACCTGGACCGGGTCACCGCGGAGAACCTGGCCCTGAGGCTCCGGGGAGAGGCGGGCCTCGTGCTCGTCCACAG GGACAACCCCAGTGTCAAAACGCCGCTCGCGTTCAACGCAGCTTATCGCCTTCCGCAGGAG CAGGGCGTGAGGTATTTCACACTGAGGAACGTCGAAGAGGTCGTCACGTTATTCAGGGAGCAACTTTTGccgaaggaggaggaggaagaagacgaaGAAGATGGAGGTGAAGATGGCTGGTCTGGTGTAG ATGTGTTGGATGATGAGGTAGCAGAGTCTGTGTACAGAGACCGGGGCTCACCTCTGGACACGGACGTCTTGCTGGAGCTCACAGCCCCCACGTTCAGTGCTGCAGTGACGCAGAACCGCCTCATGGTGGTACTGTTCTATGTGAAAT GGGATGCCGTATCCATGGCTTTCATGCAGTCTTATGTGCAGGTCGCTCATGCACTTGAAG gtgtgagtgggGTGAAGCTGGCTTCTGTAAACTGTGGAgagtggacagatgtgtgtgCCGATCAGAACATCTCCTCTTTCCCGTCGGTGCTGCTGTACCAGGCCGGGGAGGCTGCCCAGCCCTACAGGGGAATGCTGGGAGCAGAGAGCCTGCACACCTTCCTCCTCCT GTGCCGTCCTGCACCTGCTGCTTCTCACGTCTCCCACGTTCTCACGTTCTCACGTCCCTCCTGTCCGGTGCACGTGTGCAGGCGTGAGGCCCCCAGCCCGCTCGAGCTCTCCTCTGCGGCAGACGTGCTGTCCTTCCTGGATGGGGAACTGTACGGCAGGCACGAGGCTCTCGCCCGCGTTCGAGTGTTGGGCTTATTCGCACCCGCAGACCCGG CCGTGGCCGTCTTTGTGGAAGCTGCAAAGTCTCTGAGGGGACAGATGCTCTTGGGACTGTTTGTAAACGAGGAAGCTGACGCATG GGCCGAGGAACTCGCAGTGACCCTGCCTGCTCTCCTGGTGTCACGGGGACCTGGAGTCCGGCGGGAAGCCCACGCGCTCCTCCCATCCACGTCACATGACCTGGTCAACCGGATTCGGAAGGCAGCAATGGATACGTTT CCTGAGCTGACTGTGGACAACCTGCCCTGGTACCTGGAACTTGGCAAGCCCTTGCTCCTGCTTTTCATCGGGGGTGGAGAGAGTCCTCAGATGGCCCAGCCCCTGGAGGAGATGCGGGAGGTTCAAAGCGCGGGACGAGTGGACCACGTACTCCCGTGCTGGATCCACCT GGGCCGCACGCCCGCCGGGAGGTCCGTCCTGAAGGCCTACCTGGGCTTTGTGCCTCCGCTTCCTGTCTTGGTGCTCTCGCGGCTGGGCCGTGGAGGAGAGGTATTCCACTTCCCGTCagagcgccccctgctgtccGAGAACATCGTGCAATGGCTGCAGAGAATAGAGAACAACCAGGAGCAGTCTGCAG GTGCCATCCCAGATACGCCGTGGGACCCTCCGGTGCCGTTTTACGACTTCCTGGCCGTCATGGACGAGGAGGCCCCCGGTTACGCATCCCAGAGGAACCCTAAAGTGAAGCCAGAGGGCAAGAGGGAGCGGCCGGCCGGTGAGGCGATGCAGGAGGAGACGGCGTCTCCTGCCGGAGGAGGTCTGGGAGCAGCACTCAACCCACaaacaacaccacaacacactgAACTATAG
- the txndc16 gene encoding thioredoxin domain-containing protein 16 isoform X1, with product MLCLYVVALILTLNSQQCENANTSKLVEHTAASFMNNMMSGKTYFIYFVKQVNSAVKTFIEQLEMSADVLEDYGILIGKVNCSEEAVEKYCTEEEVMKKIYLFRGPDILRTFDIDTVFDVNAIVSHVLFAVLFDEVRYVHTPAELQRAERSAKGTRDIVMGHIRVLGLPEHRALMEAAFVYGSKYQFILTSGAPLLRHMEIADPTAVEACLWFLHCSRVSQASEPCPHTLMRKPLTTINIHTFLQLMEAPLLTETTEDPAVVDVVYNHLNVPVVFLFSQPETLHLDRVTAENLALRLRGEAGLVLVHRDNPSVKTPLAFNAAYRLPQEQGVRYFTLRNVEEVVTLFREQLLPKEEEEEDEEDGGEDGWSGVDVLDDEVAESVYRDRGSPLDTDVLLELTAPTFSAAVTQNRLMVVLFYVKWDAVSMAFMQSYVQVAHALEGVSGVKLASVNCGEWTDVCADQNISSFPSVLLYQAGEAAQPYRGMLGAESLHTFLLLCRPAPAASHVSHVLTFSRPSCPVHVCRREAPSPLELSSAADVLSFLDGELYGRHEALARVRVLGLFAPADPAVAVFVEAAKSLRGQMLLGLFVNEEADAWAEELAVTLPALLVSRGPGVRREAHALLPSTSHDLVNRIRKAAMDTFPELTVDNLPWYLELGKPLLLLFIGGGESPQMAQPLEEMREVQSAGRVDHVLPCWIHLGRTPAGRSVLKAYLGFVPPLPVLVLSRLGRGGEVFHFPSERPLLSENIVQWLQRIENNQEQSAGAIPDTPWDPPVPFYDFLAVMDEEAPGYASQRNPKVKPEGKRERPAGEAMQEETASPAGGGLGAALNPQTTPQHTEL from the exons ATGCTCTGCTTATATGTTGTCGCGCTTATTTTGACCTTAAACTCACAACAATGCGAAAATGCGAATACATCAAAGCTCGTCGAGCATACAGCTGCGAGTTTTATGAATAACATGATGTCCGGGAaaacatattttatatattttgttaAACAAG TTAATTCAGCCGTCAAGACCTTTATAGAACAGCTAGAGATGTCTGCGGATGTCCTAGAGGACTATGGCATATTGATTGGTAAG GTGAATTGTTCAGAAGAGGCCGTAGAAAAGTACTGCACAGAGGAAGAAGTGATGAAGAAAATATATTTGTTCAG AGGCCCTGATATATTGAGGACCTTTGATATTGACACCGTTTTTGACGTCAACGCCATCGTTTCCCATGTGCTGTT CGCGGTCCTCTTCGACGAGGTTCGCTACGTGCACACGCCCGCGGAGCTGCAGCGCGCGGAGAGGTCCGCCAAAGGCACGCGAGACATCGTCATGGGTCACATACGCGTGCTCGGCCTTCCAG AGCACCGGGCTTTAATGGAGGCAGCGTTTGTGTATGGATCCAAGTACCAGTTCATTCTGACCTCTGGAGCTCCTCTTCTCAGACATATGGA GATTGCTGATCCTACAGCGGTGGAGGCATGTCTCTGGTTCCTCCACTGCAGCCGAGTGTCCCAGGCGTCTGagccctgtccacacacactcatgaggAAGCCCCTGACCACCATCAACATACACACCTTCCTCCAGCTGATGGAGGCGCCACTGTTG ACGGAGACGACGGAGGACCCCGCTGTGGTGGACGTGGTGTACAACCACCTGAACGTGCCTGTGGTCTTCCTCTTCTCTCAGCCCGAGACACTGCACCTGGACCGGGTCACCGCGGAGAACCTGGCCCTGAGGCTCCGGGGAGAGGCGGGCCTCGTGCTCGTCCACAG GGACAACCCCAGTGTCAAAACGCCGCTCGCGTTCAACGCAGCTTATCGCCTTCCGCAGGAG CAGGGCGTGAGGTATTTCACACTGAGGAACGTCGAAGAGGTCGTCACGTTATTCAGGGAGCAACTTTTGccgaaggaggaggaggaagaagacgaaGAAGATGGAGGTGAAGATGGCTGGTCTGGTGTAG ATGTGTTGGATGATGAGGTAGCAGAGTCTGTGTACAGAGACCGGGGCTCACCTCTGGACACGGACGTCTTGCTGGAGCTCACAGCCCCCACGTTCAGTGCTGCAGTGACGCAGAACCGCCTCATGGTGGTACTGTTCTATGTGAAAT GGGATGCCGTATCCATGGCTTTCATGCAGTCTTATGTGCAGGTCGCTCATGCACTTGAAG gtgtgagtgggGTGAAGCTGGCTTCTGTAAACTGTGGAgagtggacagatgtgtgtgCCGATCAGAACATCTCCTCTTTCCCGTCGGTGCTGCTGTACCAGGCCGGGGAGGCTGCCCAGCCCTACAGGGGAATGCTGGGAGCAGAGAGCCTGCACACCTTCCTCCTCCT GTGCCGTCCTGCACCTGCTGCTTCTCACGTCTCCCACGTTCTCACGTTCTCACGTCCCTCCTGTCCGGTGCACGTGTGCAGGCGTGAGGCCCCCAGCCCGCTCGAGCTCTCCTCTGCGGCAGACGTGCTGTCCTTCCTGGATGGGGAACTGTACGGCAGGCACGAGGCTCTCGCCCGCGTTCGAGTGTTGGGCTTATTCGCACCCGCAGACCCGG CCGTGGCCGTCTTTGTGGAAGCTGCAAAGTCTCTGAGGGGACAGATGCTCTTGGGACTGTTTGTAAACGAGGAAGCTGACGCATG GGCCGAGGAACTCGCAGTGACCCTGCCTGCTCTCCTGGTGTCACGGGGACCTGGAGTCCGGCGGGAAGCCCACGCGCTCCTCCCATCCACGTCACATGACCTGGTCAACCGGATTCGGAAGGCAGCAATGGATACGTTT CCTGAGCTGACTGTGGACAACCTGCCCTGGTACCTGGAACTTGGCAAGCCCTTGCTCCTGCTTTTCATCGGGGGTGGAGAGAGTCCTCAGATGGCCCAGCCCCTGGAGGAGATGCGGGAGGTTCAAAGCGCGGGACGAGTGGACCACGTACTCCCGTGCTGGATCCACCT GGGCCGCACGCCCGCCGGGAGGTCCGTCCTGAAGGCCTACCTGGGCTTTGTGCCTCCGCTTCCTGTCTTGGTGCTCTCGCGGCTGGGCCGTGGAGGAGAGGTATTCCACTTCCCGTCagagcgccccctgctgtccGAGAACATCGTGCAATGGCTGCAGAGAATAGAGAACAACCAGGAGCAGTCTGCAG GTGCCATCCCAGATACGCCGTGGGACCCTCCGGTGCCGTTTTACGACTTCCTGGCCGTCATGGACGAGGAGGCCCCCGGTTACGCATCCCAGAGGAACCCTAAAGTGAAGCCAGAGGGCAAGAGGGAGCGGCCGGCCGGTGAGGCGATGCAGGAGGAGACGGCGTCTCCTGCCGGAGGAGGTCTGGGAGCAGCACTCAACCCACaaacaacaccacaacacactgAACTATAG
- the txndc16 gene encoding thioredoxin domain-containing protein 16 isoform X2 gives MLCLYVVALILTLNSQQCENANTSKLVEHTAASFMNNMMSGKTYFIYFVKQVNSAVKTFIEQLEMSADVLEDYGILIGKVNCSEEAVEKYCTEEEVMKKIYLFRGPDILRTFDIDTVFDVNAIVSHVLFAVLFDEVRYVHTPAELQRAERSAKGTRDIVMGHIRVLGLPEHRALMEAAFVYGSKYQFILTSGAPLLRHMEIADPTAVEACLWFLHCSRVSQASEPCPHTLMRKPLTTINIHTFLQLMEAPLLTETTEDPAVVDVVYNHLNVPVVFLFSQPETLHLDRVTAENLALRLRGEAGLVLVHRDNPSVKTPLAFNAAYRLPQEGVRYFTLRNVEEVVTLFREQLLPKEEEEEDEEDGGEDGWSGVDVLDDEVAESVYRDRGSPLDTDVLLELTAPTFSAAVTQNRLMVVLFYVKWDAVSMAFMQSYVQVAHALEGVSGVKLASVNCGEWTDVCADQNISSFPSVLLYQAGEAAQPYRGMLGAESLHTFLLLCRPAPAASHVSHVLTFSRPSCPVHVCRREAPSPLELSSAADVLSFLDGELYGRHEALARVRVLGLFAPADPAVAVFVEAAKSLRGQMLLGLFVNEEADAWAEELAVTLPALLVSRGPGVRREAHALLPSTSHDLVNRIRKAAMDTFPELTVDNLPWYLELGKPLLLLFIGGGESPQMAQPLEEMREVQSAGRVDHVLPCWIHLGRTPAGRSVLKAYLGFVPPLPVLVLSRLGRGGEVFHFPSERPLLSENIVQWLQRIENNQEQSAGAIPDTPWDPPVPFYDFLAVMDEEAPGYASQRNPKVKPEGKRERPAGEAMQEETASPAGGGLGAALNPQTTPQHTEL, from the exons ATGCTCTGCTTATATGTTGTCGCGCTTATTTTGACCTTAAACTCACAACAATGCGAAAATGCGAATACATCAAAGCTCGTCGAGCATACAGCTGCGAGTTTTATGAATAACATGATGTCCGGGAaaacatattttatatattttgttaAACAAG TTAATTCAGCCGTCAAGACCTTTATAGAACAGCTAGAGATGTCTGCGGATGTCCTAGAGGACTATGGCATATTGATTGGTAAG GTGAATTGTTCAGAAGAGGCCGTAGAAAAGTACTGCACAGAGGAAGAAGTGATGAAGAAAATATATTTGTTCAG AGGCCCTGATATATTGAGGACCTTTGATATTGACACCGTTTTTGACGTCAACGCCATCGTTTCCCATGTGCTGTT CGCGGTCCTCTTCGACGAGGTTCGCTACGTGCACACGCCCGCGGAGCTGCAGCGCGCGGAGAGGTCCGCCAAAGGCACGCGAGACATCGTCATGGGTCACATACGCGTGCTCGGCCTTCCAG AGCACCGGGCTTTAATGGAGGCAGCGTTTGTGTATGGATCCAAGTACCAGTTCATTCTGACCTCTGGAGCTCCTCTTCTCAGACATATGGA GATTGCTGATCCTACAGCGGTGGAGGCATGTCTCTGGTTCCTCCACTGCAGCCGAGTGTCCCAGGCGTCTGagccctgtccacacacactcatgaggAAGCCCCTGACCACCATCAACATACACACCTTCCTCCAGCTGATGGAGGCGCCACTGTTG ACGGAGACGACGGAGGACCCCGCTGTGGTGGACGTGGTGTACAACCACCTGAACGTGCCTGTGGTCTTCCTCTTCTCTCAGCCCGAGACACTGCACCTGGACCGGGTCACCGCGGAGAACCTGGCCCTGAGGCTCCGGGGAGAGGCGGGCCTCGTGCTCGTCCACAG GGACAACCCCAGTGTCAAAACGCCGCTCGCGTTCAACGCAGCTTATCGCCTTCCGCAGGAG GGCGTGAGGTATTTCACACTGAGGAACGTCGAAGAGGTCGTCACGTTATTCAGGGAGCAACTTTTGccgaaggaggaggaggaagaagacgaaGAAGATGGAGGTGAAGATGGCTGGTCTGGTGTAG ATGTGTTGGATGATGAGGTAGCAGAGTCTGTGTACAGAGACCGGGGCTCACCTCTGGACACGGACGTCTTGCTGGAGCTCACAGCCCCCACGTTCAGTGCTGCAGTGACGCAGAACCGCCTCATGGTGGTACTGTTCTATGTGAAAT GGGATGCCGTATCCATGGCTTTCATGCAGTCTTATGTGCAGGTCGCTCATGCACTTGAAG gtgtgagtgggGTGAAGCTGGCTTCTGTAAACTGTGGAgagtggacagatgtgtgtgCCGATCAGAACATCTCCTCTTTCCCGTCGGTGCTGCTGTACCAGGCCGGGGAGGCTGCCCAGCCCTACAGGGGAATGCTGGGAGCAGAGAGCCTGCACACCTTCCTCCTCCT GTGCCGTCCTGCACCTGCTGCTTCTCACGTCTCCCACGTTCTCACGTTCTCACGTCCCTCCTGTCCGGTGCACGTGTGCAGGCGTGAGGCCCCCAGCCCGCTCGAGCTCTCCTCTGCGGCAGACGTGCTGTCCTTCCTGGATGGGGAACTGTACGGCAGGCACGAGGCTCTCGCCCGCGTTCGAGTGTTGGGCTTATTCGCACCCGCAGACCCGG CCGTGGCCGTCTTTGTGGAAGCTGCAAAGTCTCTGAGGGGACAGATGCTCTTGGGACTGTTTGTAAACGAGGAAGCTGACGCATG GGCCGAGGAACTCGCAGTGACCCTGCCTGCTCTCCTGGTGTCACGGGGACCTGGAGTCCGGCGGGAAGCCCACGCGCTCCTCCCATCCACGTCACATGACCTGGTCAACCGGATTCGGAAGGCAGCAATGGATACGTTT CCTGAGCTGACTGTGGACAACCTGCCCTGGTACCTGGAACTTGGCAAGCCCTTGCTCCTGCTTTTCATCGGGGGTGGAGAGAGTCCTCAGATGGCCCAGCCCCTGGAGGAGATGCGGGAGGTTCAAAGCGCGGGACGAGTGGACCACGTACTCCCGTGCTGGATCCACCT GGGCCGCACGCCCGCCGGGAGGTCCGTCCTGAAGGCCTACCTGGGCTTTGTGCCTCCGCTTCCTGTCTTGGTGCTCTCGCGGCTGGGCCGTGGAGGAGAGGTATTCCACTTCCCGTCagagcgccccctgctgtccGAGAACATCGTGCAATGGCTGCAGAGAATAGAGAACAACCAGGAGCAGTCTGCAG GTGCCATCCCAGATACGCCGTGGGACCCTCCGGTGCCGTTTTACGACTTCCTGGCCGTCATGGACGAGGAGGCCCCCGGTTACGCATCCCAGAGGAACCCTAAAGTGAAGCCAGAGGGCAAGAGGGAGCGGCCGGCCGGTGAGGCGATGCAGGAGGAGACGGCGTCTCCTGCCGGAGGAGGTCTGGGAGCAGCACTCAACCCACaaacaacaccacaacacactgAACTATAG